In the Burkholderia cenocepacia genome, one interval contains:
- a CDS encoding alpha-2-macroglobulin, with the protein MKQRDKHNKETHRTNHTTRLLWRIGAVAALGAAAALSLHAGAARTVSVSPQGTVTEVRQSVVKFDEPMVAFGSASAPNPARVTCNDSTAARGQGHWLDDKTWVYDFESDLPPGVRCSVALNDTLRSVAGNAASGPRRFTFQTGGPFPVSVRPGSREIEERQVFVMKLNGPAEPRSALANIWCEAAGIGNRIPVTAADDDTRNALLDHFGLKKEAARVLTLSCSQALPASAKMQLVYGKGVASPSGIANDTERRFDFTVRAPFAASFSCERENAKAPCTPLRPLTLSFNAPISRKQAEAIRLRGPDGSLSPTFAADDHSEEVTTVTFNPPLPAQAALTVELPSGLHDVTDRPLSNADLFPLATRTAPMPPLAKFASGTFGIVERFAEPGTPALVPVTLRNVEADLHIAGLNAGGAQFANLKVENDTAIRQWMRTVDRFDNWSMTAGSIDDQIPGLLERKGQHPVYVPLEAGEKQPAPKNRRIDVRSLSLLAGEPGAQVLTLPKADPKALRPFEVVGVPIDKPGFYVLELASPALGRSLLAKPSSMYVRTAVLVTNLGVHLKQGRENNLVWVTTLDKGKPVPNAQIRVSDCNGDEIAAGKTDAQGLLKIDGPFEPKRECSSSGQRFNDYFVSARVDDPKTGPDMAFVSSGWNRGIESWRFNVPTDTDSAPTVRAHTVFDRTLLRAGETVSMKHFIRTETLQSLAFPSQYPTRVAIRHLGTGQTYKLPLTWAADHSADSQFTLPAAAKLGEYSVELEGGPDDAPTATYYSGSFRVEAFRLPVLKGSIGARDAQKSPLVAAKEAPLAVQIDYVSGGGASNLPVQVSALMKWASPPFADRFEDFSFTPYRPDTSDGNADDDAQDGDNASSSASSNDPDATKLIADKLPLTLDRNGAGSVTLKGLPDVDAPKRIALEATFADPNGEVQTIRGDTILWPAAVVAGIKAGRWVSVGQRVPVQALAVDLQGKPRASVPIEIKGVARITTSSRKRMVGGFYAYDNKSDTRDLGVLCSRKTDDKGRMACDATLEQAGNVQLIAVAKDGDGRTSNASTSVWVTREDELWFGGDNTDRIDVIPEKTSYEPGETARFQVRMPFRYATALVAVERGGVMETHIVELNGKNPTVDLKVGESWGPNVYVSVLALRGRIREVPWYSFFTWGWKAPVEWARAFWREGRHYEAPTAFVDLSKPAFRYGLGEIKVGTGVHRLGVTVTTDATRYTVRGKAQAHVKVTLPNGQPAPAGTQIALAAVDEALLELMPNNSWDLLDAMLRRRAYGVETATAQMEIIGRRHFGRKAVPAGGGGGSAPTRELFDTLLLWNPRVTLDANGSATVEVPLNDALTRFRIVAIAAVGPDRFGTGSTSIRSTQDLQLISGLPPLVREGDAFRAQVTLRNTTDRAMQVVVTPRVTGLDVAPQTVSLAANAATEVAWTITVPEQALDAAGALNWRIEAAEQGGKRASDALAVAQKVVPALPVTVQQATLAQVDGTLTVPVAAPTGAANNAQGLPRGGIAVSLQSKLADGLPGVKRWFERYPYRCLEQQTSRAIGLRDPAQWQALIARMPVYLDSDGLASYFPPSSDDSHHGSPTLSSYLLVVSDEASRLDPRFALPEDLRTQLEAGLARFVDGRLERNAWAPRQDRDLRKLAAIEALSRYGAAQGRMLGSIEIAPNQWPTSAVIDYHAILTRVKDIPQRDEKRAQVEQILRARLTYQGTQLVFSTARDDDLWWLMTSNETNAARLALEFAGDPAWKDEMPRVTAGLLALQRQGAWQTTTSNALGLLAVERFSRTYESTPVAGATKVALGGNERSISWSQTASAAPAESPASAAPSASATPATRAATARSVLMPWPRASQGPATLSVTQDGTGRPWATVESLAAVPLRAPFAAGYRITKTVTPVSPAVNGVLTRGDVVRVHLDIDAQSDMTWVAVNDPIPAGATILGSGLGRDSEAATQGEKTPDGAWPAFIERDFDGYRAYYDYLPKGKFSVEYTVRLNNVGTFGLPPTRVEALYAPSVYGLWPNPPMTVKPADAGK; encoded by the coding sequence ATGAAGCAGCGCGACAAGCACAACAAAGAAACGCATCGAACCAACCACACGACCCGGCTGCTCTGGCGCATCGGCGCCGTCGCGGCGCTCGGCGCCGCCGCGGCCCTGTCGCTGCATGCGGGCGCGGCGCGCACGGTGAGCGTGTCGCCGCAAGGCACCGTCACCGAAGTCCGGCAGAGCGTCGTCAAGTTCGACGAACCGATGGTCGCGTTCGGCTCGGCGTCTGCGCCGAATCCGGCGCGCGTAACCTGCAACGATTCGACCGCCGCGCGCGGCCAGGGCCACTGGCTCGACGACAAGACCTGGGTTTACGATTTCGAAAGCGACCTGCCGCCCGGCGTCCGCTGCTCGGTCGCGCTCAACGATACGCTGCGCTCGGTCGCCGGCAATGCGGCCAGCGGCCCGCGCCGCTTCACGTTCCAGACGGGCGGCCCGTTCCCGGTGTCGGTGCGCCCCGGCTCGCGCGAGATCGAGGAGCGGCAGGTCTTCGTGATGAAGCTGAACGGCCCGGCCGAGCCGCGCTCGGCGCTCGCCAACATCTGGTGCGAAGCGGCCGGCATCGGCAACCGCATTCCGGTCACGGCGGCCGACGACGACACGCGCAACGCCCTGCTCGATCATTTCGGGCTGAAGAAAGAAGCGGCGCGCGTGCTGACGCTGTCGTGCTCGCAGGCGCTGCCGGCAAGTGCGAAGATGCAGCTCGTCTACGGCAAGGGCGTGGCGAGCCCGAGCGGCATCGCGAACGACACCGAGCGGCGCTTCGATTTCACCGTGCGCGCACCGTTCGCCGCAAGCTTCTCGTGCGAACGCGAGAACGCGAAGGCGCCCTGCACGCCGCTGCGCCCGCTCACGCTGTCGTTCAACGCTCCGATCTCGCGCAAGCAGGCCGAAGCGATCAGGCTGCGCGGCCCCGACGGTTCGCTGTCGCCCACCTTCGCCGCCGACGACCACAGCGAGGAAGTGACGACCGTCACGTTCAACCCGCCGCTGCCCGCGCAGGCCGCCCTGACCGTCGAGCTGCCGTCGGGCCTGCACGACGTGACCGACCGGCCGCTGTCCAACGCCGACCTGTTCCCGCTCGCGACGCGCACCGCACCGATGCCGCCGCTCGCGAAATTCGCGTCGGGCACCTTCGGGATCGTCGAGCGCTTCGCCGAACCCGGTACGCCCGCGCTGGTGCCCGTCACGCTGCGCAACGTCGAGGCCGACCTGCATATCGCCGGCCTCAATGCGGGCGGTGCGCAATTCGCGAACCTGAAGGTCGAGAACGACACCGCGATCCGTCAATGGATGCGCACCGTCGACCGCTTCGACAACTGGTCGATGACGGCCGGCTCGATCGACGACCAGATTCCCGGGCTGCTGGAACGCAAGGGGCAACACCCCGTCTACGTGCCGCTCGAGGCCGGCGAAAAACAGCCGGCGCCGAAGAACCGCCGCATCGACGTGCGCTCGCTGTCGCTGCTCGCGGGCGAGCCCGGCGCGCAGGTGCTGACGCTGCCGAAGGCCGATCCGAAGGCGCTGCGTCCGTTCGAAGTGGTCGGCGTGCCGATCGACAAGCCCGGCTTCTACGTGCTCGAACTCGCGTCGCCCGCGCTCGGCCGCTCGCTGCTCGCGAAGCCGTCGAGCATGTACGTGCGCACCGCCGTGCTGGTCACGAACCTCGGCGTGCACCTGAAACAGGGGCGCGAGAACAACCTCGTGTGGGTCACGACGCTCGACAAGGGCAAGCCGGTGCCGAATGCGCAGATCCGCGTGTCGGACTGCAACGGCGACGAAATCGCGGCCGGCAAGACCGACGCGCAGGGCCTGCTGAAGATCGACGGGCCGTTCGAGCCGAAGCGCGAATGCAGCTCGTCGGGACAGCGCTTTAACGACTACTTCGTGTCGGCCCGCGTCGACGATCCGAAGACGGGCCCCGACATGGCGTTCGTCAGCTCGGGCTGGAACCGCGGGATCGAATCGTGGCGCTTCAACGTGCCGACCGACACCGACAGCGCGCCGACCGTGCGCGCACATACGGTGTTCGACCGCACGCTGCTGCGCGCCGGCGAAACCGTGTCGATGAAGCATTTCATCCGCACCGAGACGCTGCAGAGCCTCGCGTTCCCGTCGCAATACCCGACGCGCGTCGCGATCCGCCATCTCGGCACGGGCCAGACCTACAAGCTGCCGCTCACGTGGGCGGCCGACCACAGCGCGGATTCGCAGTTCACGCTGCCGGCCGCCGCGAAGCTCGGCGAATACAGCGTCGAGCTCGAAGGCGGCCCGGACGATGCGCCGACCGCCACGTACTACAGCGGCAGCTTCCGCGTCGAGGCGTTCCGCCTGCCGGTGCTGAAAGGCTCGATCGGCGCGCGCGACGCGCAGAAGAGCCCGCTCGTCGCCGCGAAGGAAGCGCCGCTCGCGGTGCAGATCGACTACGTGTCGGGCGGCGGCGCATCGAACCTGCCGGTGCAGGTATCGGCGCTGATGAAATGGGCGTCGCCGCCGTTCGCGGACCGTTTCGAGGATTTCAGCTTCACGCCGTATCGCCCCGACACGAGCGACGGCAACGCCGACGACGATGCGCAGGACGGCGACAACGCGTCGTCGTCGGCGTCGAGCAACGATCCCGACGCGACCAAGCTGATCGCCGACAAGCTGCCGCTGACGCTCGACCGCAACGGCGCGGGCTCGGTCACGCTCAAGGGCCTGCCGGACGTCGACGCGCCGAAGCGCATTGCGCTGGAGGCGACGTTCGCCGACCCGAACGGCGAAGTGCAGACGATTCGCGGCGACACGATCCTGTGGCCGGCCGCGGTGGTGGCCGGCATCAAGGCCGGCCGCTGGGTGTCGGTCGGCCAGCGCGTGCCGGTGCAGGCGCTGGCGGTCGACCTGCAGGGCAAGCCGCGCGCGTCGGTGCCGATCGAGATCAAGGGCGTCGCGCGCATCACGACGTCGTCGCGCAAGCGGATGGTCGGCGGCTTCTATGCGTACGACAACAAGAGCGACACGCGCGACCTCGGCGTGCTGTGCTCGCGCAAGACCGACGACAAGGGCCGCATGGCCTGCGACGCGACGCTCGAGCAGGCCGGCAACGTGCAGCTGATCGCGGTCGCGAAGGACGGCGACGGCCGCACGTCGAATGCGTCGACGTCGGTATGGGTCACGCGCGAGGACGAACTCTGGTTCGGCGGCGACAACACCGACCGGATCGACGTGATCCCCGAGAAAACGTCGTACGAACCGGGCGAAACGGCCCGCTTCCAGGTGCGCATGCCGTTCCGCTACGCGACCGCGCTGGTGGCGGTCGAGCGCGGCGGCGTGATGGAAACGCACATCGTCGAACTGAACGGCAAGAACCCGACCGTCGACCTGAAGGTCGGCGAATCGTGGGGGCCGAACGTCTACGTATCGGTGCTCGCGCTGCGCGGCCGGATTCGCGAGGTGCCGTGGTACTCGTTCTTCACGTGGGGCTGGAAGGCGCCGGTCGAATGGGCGCGCGCGTTCTGGCGCGAAGGCCGCCACTATGAAGCGCCGACCGCGTTCGTCGACCTGTCGAAGCCCGCGTTCCGCTATGGCCTCGGCGAGATCAAGGTCGGCACGGGCGTTCACCGCCTCGGCGTGACCGTGACGACCGACGCGACCCGCTACACGGTACGCGGCAAGGCGCAGGCGCACGTGAAGGTCACGCTGCCGAACGGCCAGCCGGCGCCGGCCGGCACGCAGATCGCCCTCGCGGCCGTCGACGAGGCGCTGCTCGAACTGATGCCGAACAACAGCTGGGACCTGCTCGACGCGATGCTGCGCCGGCGCGCGTACGGCGTCGAAACGGCCACCGCGCAGATGGAAATCATCGGCCGCCGCCACTTCGGCCGCAAGGCCGTGCCGGCGGGCGGCGGAGGCGGCAGCGCGCCGACCCGGGAGCTGTTCGACACGCTGCTGCTGTGGAACCCGCGCGTGACGCTCGATGCGAACGGCAGCGCAACCGTCGAGGTGCCGCTGAACGATGCGCTCACGCGCTTCCGGATCGTCGCGATCGCGGCGGTCGGCCCCGACCGCTTCGGCACGGGCAGCACGTCGATCCGCAGCACGCAGGATCTGCAACTGATCTCCGGCCTGCCGCCGCTCGTGCGCGAAGGCGACGCGTTCCGTGCGCAGGTCACGCTGCGCAACACGACCGACCGCGCGATGCAGGTCGTCGTGACGCCGCGCGTGACGGGCCTCGACGTCGCACCGCAAACCGTGTCGCTGGCGGCGAACGCGGCGACCGAGGTCGCGTGGACGATCACGGTGCCCGAGCAGGCGCTCGATGCGGCCGGTGCGCTGAACTGGCGCATCGAGGCGGCCGAGCAAGGCGGCAAGCGGGCATCCGACGCGCTGGCCGTCGCGCAGAAGGTCGTGCCCGCGCTGCCGGTCACGGTGCAGCAGGCGACGCTCGCGCAGGTCGACGGCACGCTGACGGTGCCCGTGGCGGCCCCGACCGGCGCCGCGAACAATGCGCAAGGTCTGCCGCGCGGCGGCATCGCGGTATCGCTGCAGTCGAAGCTTGCCGACGGGCTGCCCGGCGTGAAGCGCTGGTTCGAGCGCTATCCGTACCGCTGCCTCGAACAGCAGACCTCGCGTGCGATCGGCCTGCGCGACCCCGCGCAATGGCAGGCGCTGATCGCACGGATGCCCGTCTATCTCGACAGCGACGGCCTGGCGAGCTACTTCCCGCCGTCGTCCGACGATTCGCACCACGGCAGCCCGACGCTGTCGTCGTATCTCCTCGTGGTGTCCGACGAAGCCAGCCGTCTCGATCCGCGCTTCGCGCTGCCGGAAGACCTGCGCACGCAGCTCGAAGCCGGGCTCGCGCGCTTCGTCGACGGCCGCCTCGAGCGCAACGCGTGGGCGCCGCGCCAGGATCGCGACCTGCGCAAGCTCGCGGCGATCGAGGCGCTGTCGCGCTACGGCGCCGCGCAGGGCCGCATGCTCGGTTCGATCGAGATCGCGCCGAACCAGTGGCCGACGTCGGCGGTGATCGACTATCACGCGATCCTGACGCGCGTGAAGGACATCCCGCAACGCGACGAAAAACGCGCGCAGGTCGAACAGATCCTGCGGGCACGCCTGACGTACCAGGGCACGCAGCTCGTGTTCTCGACCGCGCGCGACGACGACCTGTGGTGGCTGATGACCAGCAACGAGACCAACGCCGCACGCCTCGCGCTGGAATTCGCGGGCGACCCCGCATGGAAGGATGAAATGCCGCGCGTGACGGCCGGCCTGCTCGCGCTGCAACGCCAGGGCGCCTGGCAGACGACGACGTCGAACGCGCTCGGCCTGCTCGCGGTCGAGCGCTTCTCGCGGACCTACGAGAGCACGCCGGTCGCCGGCGCGACGAAGGTTGCGCTCGGCGGCAACGAGCGCTCGATCTCGTGGTCGCAGACGGCATCGGCCGCGCCCGCCGAGTCGCCCGCATCGGCAGCGCCGTCGGCGTCGGCCACGCCCGCGACCCGCGCGGCCACCGCGCGCAGCGTGCTGATGCCGTGGCCGCGTGCGTCGCAGGGGCCGGCCACGCTGTCGGTCACGCAGGACGGCACCGGCCGCCCGTGGGCGACCGTCGAAAGCCTCGCGGCCGTGCCGCTGCGTGCGCCGTTTGCTGCCGGCTACCGGATCACGAAGACCGTCACGCCCGTGTCGCCGGCCGTCAACGGCGTGCTGACGCGCGGCGACGTCGTGCGCGTGCATCTCGACATCGATGCGCAGAGCGACATGACGTGGGTCGCCGTCAACGATCCGATCCCGGCCGGTGCGACGATCCTCGGGTCGGGCCTCGGCCGCGATTCCGAAGCCGCGACGCAGGGCGAGAAAACGCCGGACGGCGCGTGGCCGGCGTTCATCGAGCGCGACTTCGACGGCTATCGCGCGTACTACGACTATTTGCCGAAGGGCAAATTCTCGGTGGAGTACACGGTACGGCTGAACAACGTCGGCACGTTCGGCCTGCCGCCGACGCGCGTCGAGGCACTGTATGCGCCGTCCGTGTACGGCCTGTGGCCGAACCCGCCGATGACCGTGAAGCCGGCCGACGCGGGCAAGTAA